The following are encoded in a window of Armatimonadota bacterium genomic DNA:
- a CDS encoding trypsin-like peptidase domain-containing protein → MSDGTVFRLRWAPLVGAALAGCVIGAALTALVTAPGGAGLAAPAYARAIAPESQSAIVEAIKKVGPAVVNINTIVQVPSAPVPEIFRPFFEGPFPRQGQASGVIIDQKGLVLTNNHVLEGATAVKVTLADGRTYDATVVGTDPLSDIGVVRIADGGLPFAELGASEEKPIGSWIIAIGNPYGYENTVTVGVLSARDRSLRAPNGVVLDHLLQTDAAINPGNSGGALVDIEGKVIGVPTAIIPYAQGIGFAISAESARKVATQLIATGRAIHPWLGVGVVPITDEIRQQLKLPDRGGVLVSGVEPDSPAAQAGIQPRDVIVRAGERAVTDLQVVADVVRDSTVGQELPLTILRNGAQIVVTVTVGERPAPKPGPEQP, encoded by the coding sequence ATGAGCGACGGAACGGTGTTCAGGCTGCGTTGGGCGCCCCTGGTGGGAGCGGCCCTGGCGGGGTGCGTGATCGGCGCCGCGTTAACGGCGCTGGTGACGGCGCCAGGGGGCGCCGGCTTGGCCGCTCCGGCCTATGCGCGCGCGATCGCCCCGGAGTCACAGAGTGCGATCGTCGAGGCGATAAAGAAGGTTGGCCCCGCGGTCGTCAACATCAACACCATCGTGCAAGTCCCATCCGCGCCGGTGCCGGAGATCTTTCGGCCGTTCTTCGAGGGGCCGTTTCCGCGTCAGGGCCAGGCCTCGGGCGTCATCATCGATCAGAAGGGATTGGTGCTGACGAACAACCACGTCCTCGAGGGTGCGACGGCGGTCAAGGTCACTCTGGCCGACGGGCGCACCTACGACGCGACCGTCGTCGGCACCGACCCCTTGAGCGATATCGGCGTCGTGCGCATAGCGGACGGCGGCTTGCCCTTCGCCGAGCTGGGCGCCTCCGAGGAGAAGCCCATCGGCTCGTGGATCATCGCCATCGGCAACCCCTACGGCTACGAGAACACGGTGACGGTGGGCGTGCTGAGCGCGCGCGATCGGAGCCTGCGCGCCCCCAACGGGGTGGTACTTGACCATTTGCTGCAGACCGATGCGGCCATCAACCCCGGCAACAGCGGCGGTGCGCTGGTGGACATCGAGGGCAAAGTCATCGGCGTCCCGACGGCGATCATTCCCTACGCGCAGGGCATCGGCTTCGCCATCTCCGCCGAGAGCGCGCGCAAGGTAGCCACGCAGCTGATCGCGACCGGGCGCGCCATCCACCCCTGGCTGGGCGTGGGGGTGGTGCCGATCACGGACGAAATCCGACAGCAGCTCAAGCTGCCGGATCGCGGCGGCGTCCTCGTCAGCGGCGTCGAACCGGACAGCCCGGCCGCGCAGGCCGGGATCCAGCCCCGGGATGTGATCGTGCGCGCGGGAGAGCGCGCGGTGACCGACCTGCAGGTGGTTGCCGACGTGGTGCGGGACAGCACAGTGGGGCAGGAGCTTCCGCTGACCATACTTCGCAATGGCGCCCAGATCGTCGTCACCGTGACCGTCGGCGAGCGGCCCGCGCCAAAACCGGGCCCCGAACAGCCATAG
- a CDS encoding glycosyltransferase family 2 protein yields the protein MIKVAAIIPAYNEERRIGAVLSVVERAGLFDDIVVVDDGSTDHTLEKLPTNNGVRALRLAENVGKGGAMWAGVHGTDADIALFLDADLVGLQREHLRSLVEPVAAGEADMCVGVFRHGRYWTDLAQRLVPYISGQRALRRETFLSVPRVRFARSGVEVALTYHARVQGWRVTSVPLVGITHVMKEEKMGALRGLWARTGMYWEIASYISSERCRRSASGALRSLRRLLGEQPE from the coding sequence GTGATCAAGGTAGCAGCCATCATTCCCGCCTACAACGAGGAGCGCCGCATCGGGGCGGTGCTGTCCGTGGTGGAGCGAGCGGGCCTGTTTGACGACATCGTGGTAGTGGACGACGGGTCCACCGACCACACGCTGGAAAAGCTGCCCACGAATAACGGCGTGCGCGCCCTGCGTCTGGCTGAGAACGTCGGCAAGGGTGGGGCGATGTGGGCAGGGGTTCACGGTACGGACGCTGACATCGCGCTGTTCCTGGATGCGGATCTCGTGGGCCTGCAGCGCGAACACCTGCGCTCGCTGGTCGAGCCGGTGGCCGCGGGCGAGGCCGACATGTGTGTCGGGGTGTTCCGCCACGGGCGCTACTGGACCGATCTCGCCCAAAGGCTGGTGCCCTACATCTCGGGGCAACGCGCGCTGCGCCGCGAGACATTCTTGAGCGTGCCGCGGGTGCGCTTCGCGCGCTCCGGCGTCGAGGTCGCGCTCACCTATCATGCGCGGGTGCAGGGCTGGCGCGTTACAAGCGTTCCGCTGGTGGGAATAACGCATGTGATGAAGGAGGAGAAGATGGGCGCGCTGCGCGGGCTGTGGGCACGCACAGGCATGTACTGGGAGATCGCCAGCTACATCTCCAGCGAGCGGTGCAGACGCAGCGCGAGCGGCGCGCTGCGCTCCCTGCGCAGGTTGCTCGGAGAGCAGCCCGAGTAG
- a CDS encoding Do family serine endopeptidase translates to MRNRRYAVTISIAWLVALLIVLAAAAGVAYRYHGLVGSAAAATLEPPKELTTLQQGFIALAERAKPSVVNISIEQKAQPPSGEQSVPPGMEELFKFFRRQFGDQFDFRTEPPSAQPRKSLGSGVIIDPRGYILTSAHVVRDADRVTVTLGDDKERKATIVASDPQTDLAVIKIENEARLVAAPLGDSDRERVGSWVMAIGSPLGLEQTVTVGVISAKKRSFENPNVSERRFRDMIQTDAVINPGNSGGPLLNLKGEVIGINTMIVSGTGFSIGLGFAIPINGATRRVIETLKSGGTPTRGLLGVHVRALDEALASNYGVDKGAYVNDVVAGSPAEQAGIKAEDIIVQFGDTKIGDADELVGAVEQTKPGSRTPVVVVRSGAHKTLQVTVGQVQGQTAGATVASATGKLGVTVSDITPALRERYRLQRDQGVVVTKVDPNGDGARAGLEPGDVIVKINHAEITAVADYEGAVGRLKAGDAVVIRMGRGSGVFTLTIRSLGE, encoded by the coding sequence ATGCGCAACCGCAGATACGCCGTAACCATTTCGATCGCGTGGCTCGTCGCGCTCTTGATCGTGCTGGCCGCCGCGGCGGGAGTGGCCTATCGCTACCACGGGCTCGTGGGCAGCGCCGCGGCCGCCACGCTGGAGCCGCCGAAGGAGCTGACGACGCTGCAGCAGGGCTTCATCGCCTTGGCCGAGCGCGCGAAGCCGTCGGTGGTCAACATCAGCATCGAGCAGAAGGCACAACCGCCATCGGGCGAGCAGTCAGTCCCGCCCGGAATGGAGGAACTGTTCAAGTTCTTTCGGCGTCAGTTCGGCGACCAGTTCGATTTTCGCACCGAGCCGCCGTCGGCCCAGCCGCGCAAGAGTCTGGGCTCGGGCGTCATCATTGATCCGCGCGGCTACATCCTCACCAGCGCCCATGTCGTGCGCGACGCGGATCGCGTGACGGTGACGCTGGGCGACGACAAGGAGCGCAAGGCGACGATCGTGGCCAGCGACCCCCAGACCGACCTGGCGGTGATCAAGATCGAGAACGAAGCACGATTGGTCGCGGCGCCGCTTGGCGACTCGGACCGCGAGCGCGTCGGCTCCTGGGTCATGGCCATCGGCAGCCCGCTGGGGCTGGAGCAGACGGTCACCGTCGGCGTCATCAGCGCCAAGAAACGCTCCTTCGAGAATCCCAACGTCAGTGAGCGCCGCTTTCGCGACATGATCCAGACCGACGCGGTCATCAACCCCGGCAACAGCGGAGGCCCGCTGCTCAATCTCAAGGGCGAGGTCATCGGCATCAACACTATGATCGTCAGCGGCACCGGCTTCAGCATCGGCTTAGGCTTCGCCATCCCCATCAACGGCGCCACCAGGCGGGTGATCGAGACCCTCAAGTCGGGGGGAACGCCGACGCGCGGGCTGCTGGGGGTGCACGTGCGGGCGCTGGATGAGGCGTTGGCATCGAACTACGGCGTGGATAAGGGCGCCTACGTCAATGACGTCGTCGCTGGCAGCCCGGCCGAGCAAGCCGGGATCAAGGCGGAAGACATCATCGTCCAGTTCGGCGACACCAAGATCGGCGATGCGGACGAACTGGTGGGTGCGGTGGAGCAAACCAAGCCCGGCAGTCGGACCCCCGTGGTCGTCGTCCGCAGCGGCGCGCACAAGACCCTGCAGGTCACCGTCGGCCAGGTCCAGGGCCAGACCGCCGGCGCGACCGTCGCCTCCGCCACCGGCAAGCTGGGGGTCACGGTCAGCGACATCACGCCGGCGCTGCGCGAGCGCTATCGCCTGCAACGCGACCAGGGAGTGGTAGTCACCAAGGTTGATCCCAACGGTGACGGCGCTCGCGCCGGACTGGAGCCGGGCGACGTGATCGTGAAGATCAACCACGCGGAGATTACGGCGGTGGCGGATTACGAGGGGGCGGTCGGCCGCCTCAAGGCGGGCGACGCGGTGGTGATCCGGATGGGGCGCGGCAGTGGCGTGTTCACCCTCACCATCCGCAGCCTCGGCGAGTAA